The Bacillus sp. 2205SS5-2 genome contains a region encoding:
- a CDS encoding peptidyl-prolyl cis-trans isomerase encodes MDKKIVASIVFLLITNAITLFFLLKPEENRSTNDVQDLAVTGEVIAGVGEETISREEWLHALEIRYGREVLEELVDKTVIEEAGKKFGVSVSEKEVDQELAFIQSIYNSYDEEWNENDQVLREQIYSDLLLQKLATKDVEIQEEELKRYYEQNEHLYVLPSSYLLSMIFVPTKKEAEQTQQELNGGSSFEALAIERSTDPYSAQQGGSLGYVIENNTVYPTSFWDQVQKLSEGEWSDPFSMRDGYAIVLLHEKNEGKEYSFKEVKEQIHRQIALEQQEISVSPKSFYEEFNVESFYETEEQ; translated from the coding sequence ATGGATAAAAAGATCGTAGCCAGTATTGTCTTTTTACTCATCACTAATGCGATTACGCTATTTTTTCTTTTGAAACCAGAAGAGAACCGAAGTACAAATGATGTCCAGGATTTAGCTGTTACAGGAGAGGTTATCGCGGGAGTGGGAGAAGAAACTATTTCCCGGGAAGAATGGCTGCATGCTCTTGAAATCCGTTATGGACGTGAAGTGCTTGAAGAACTCGTAGATAAAACGGTCATAGAGGAAGCAGGTAAAAAATTTGGGGTATCAGTGAGTGAAAAGGAAGTTGATCAGGAACTTGCGTTTATTCAATCCATTTACAACTCTTACGATGAAGAGTGGAATGAAAATGACCAAGTCCTTAGAGAACAAATTTATTCCGATTTGCTTCTTCAAAAATTGGCCACAAAAGATGTTGAAATTCAAGAAGAAGAGCTAAAGCGGTACTATGAGCAAAACGAACATTTATATGTGCTGCCTTCTTCATATTTATTATCCATGATATTTGTTCCTACAAAAAAAGAGGCTGAGCAAACACAACAAGAGTTAAATGGTGGTTCGAGTTTTGAAGCTCTAGCGATAGAACGATCTACGGACCCATACAGTGCTCAACAAGGTGGTAGCTTAGGGTATGTCATTGAAAATAATACAGTTTACCCTACCTCCTTTTGGGATCAGGTTCAAAAGCTTTCTGAAGGAGAGTGGAGCGATCCATTTTCCATGCGGGATGGATACGCAATTGTATTGCTTCATGAAAAGAACGAAGGGAAAGAATATTCTTTTAAGGAAGTGAAAGAGCAAATTCATCGTCAAATTGCGTTAGAGCAACAAGAGATCTCGGTCTCGCCAAAATCATTTTATGAAGAATTTAACGTAGAATCATTTTACGAAACAGAAGAGCAATAG
- the cysK gene encoding cysteine synthase A, with protein MVRVANSIADLVGQTPIVKLNRMTEDDCADVYLKLEYMNPGSSVKDRIALAMIEEAEKEGKLHSGDVIIEPTSGNTGIGLAMIAAAKGYKTLLVMPDTMSSERRNLLRAYGAELVLTPGAEGMGGAIRKAKEIAEEKGYFMPQQFQNEANPEVHRLTTGKEIIEQMSDGLDAFVSGIGTGGTITGAGQVLKERFKDIKIYAVEPEDSPILSGGKPGPHKIQGIGAGFVPDILDTQVYDEIIKVKNEDAFEFARRAAKEEGILGGISSGAAIYAALQVAKELGKDKRVLAVIPSNGERYLSTPLYQFDE; from the coding sequence ATGGTAAGGGTAGCGAATTCTATTGCAGACCTTGTAGGTCAAACGCCAATTGTGAAATTGAATCGCATGACGGAAGACGATTGTGCTGATGTATACTTGAAGTTAGAATATATGAACCCAGGAAGCTCCGTCAAAGACCGTATTGCTCTTGCAATGATTGAAGAAGCAGAAAAAGAAGGGAAGCTTCATTCTGGAGACGTCATTATAGAACCAACGAGTGGTAATACAGGGATTGGGCTAGCGATGATCGCTGCAGCGAAAGGTTATAAGACCTTATTAGTTATGCCGGATACCATGAGTTCAGAGCGTCGTAATCTCTTGCGTGCATATGGGGCTGAACTTGTTCTCACACCAGGAGCAGAAGGAATGGGTGGGGCCATTCGAAAAGCAAAAGAGATTGCGGAGGAAAAAGGTTATTTTATGCCTCAACAATTTCAAAACGAAGCTAATCCAGAAGTGCATCGTTTAACAACCGGGAAAGAAATTATAGAACAGATGAGCGATGGACTAGATGCTTTTGTTTCAGGTATTGGAACAGGAGGCACCATAACGGGTGCGGGCCAAGTGCTAAAGGAACGTTTTAAAGACATAAAAATTTATGCTGTTGAACCAGAAGATTCTCCAATACTTTCAGGGGGGAAACCTGGACCTCATAAAATTCAAGGAATCGGTGCAGGCTTTGTACCAGATATACTAGATACTCAAGTATATGACGAAATCATAAAAGTGAAAAATGAAGATGCTTTTGAGTTTGCAAGAAGAGCTGCGAAAGAAGAGGGAATACTAGGAGGGATTTCCTCGGGAGCTGCTATTTATGCAGCTTTACAGGTGGCGAAAGAGTTGGGGAAAGATAAGAGGGTACTCGCAGTTATCCCTAGTAATGGAGAGCGATATTTGAGTACTCCCCTTTATCAATTTGATGAATAG